The Papaver somniferum cultivar HN1 unplaced genomic scaffold, ASM357369v1 unplaced-scaffold_107, whole genome shotgun sequence genome includes a region encoding these proteins:
- the LOC113327656 gene encoding uncharacterized protein LOC113327656 has translation MATSSSCFSLVPLIETHVLKKTFTSSGLCSKTLGIDSDTTFRYWSPAEESSSRTLPALILLHGFGPNPLWQWSNQVKHLSKYFAIYVPDLIFFGESTTNSMERSEVFQAVSVAKLLEMLGVVKYSVMGTSYGGFVAYHMARLWPERVEKVVIASSGVNMTWQDNVELLKRGKVEKIDDLLIPSSPDQLRNCIRMCQYKRFPIYVPDFVLSDFINSLFGENRKEKLELLEGVTLGREDVISISRLPHEVLIVWGEHDQIFPLHRGYELKELIGDNVSMEVMPKTSHTPQAENPKLFNSIVEKFLRGVSSS, from the exons ATGGCAACATCATCATCATGTTTCAGTCTTGTACCTTTGATTGAAACCCATGTTCTCAAAAAGACATTCACGTCATCCGGTCTCTGTTCCAAGACTCTTGGCATTGATTCAGACACAACTTTTCGTTACTGGTCACCAGCAGAAGAATCATCATCAAGAACGCTGCCTGCATTGATCTTATTACATGGTTTTGGTCCAAACCCACTTTGGCAATGGAGTAATCAAGTGAAACATTTGTCCAAGTATTTTGCGATTTACGTACCAGACTTGATATTCTTCGGTGAGTCGACTACGAATTCGATGGAACGTTCGGAGGTTTTTCAAGCGGTTTCGGTTGCGAAATTGCTAGAGATGTTGGGTGTTGTGAAGTATTCGGTTATGGGTACGAGTTACGGTGGTTTTGTTGCTTATCATATGGCTAGGTTGTGGCCGGAGAGAGTTGAGAAAGTTGTTATCGCCAGTTCCGGTGTTAATATGACATGGCAAGATAATGTGGAGTTGCTGAAGAGAGGGAAAGTTGAGAAGATTGATGATTTGTTGATTCCGTCTTCGCCTGATCagttgcgaaattgtattcggaTGTGTCAGTATAAGAGGTTTCCGATTTATGTACCTGATTTTGTGCTCAGCGACTTCATCAAT AGCTTGTTTGGGGAAAACAGGAAGGAAAAACTAGAACTACTTGAAGGAGTCACACTTGGACGGGAGGATGTCATATCTATTTCCCGTCTTCCACAC GAGGTGTTAATAGTTTGGGGAGAGCATGACCAGATATTTCCATTGCACAGGGGTTACGAGCTTAAAGA GCTTATCGGAGATAATGTCAGTATGGAAGTTATGCCGAAAACATCACATACACCTCAAGCCGAAAACCCGAAGCTGTTCAACAGCATTGTGGAGAAGTTCTTGCGTGGGGTGTCTTCTTCTTAA